Proteins from a genomic interval of Chroococcidiopsis thermalis PCC 7203:
- a CDS encoding Gfo/Idh/MocA family protein, with product MTNTRDRLTQNVDSSTYPEQGNICTDKQNSAIHTINIGVIGYGYWGPNLVRTFADLPGAKVVAVSDFKIERLAKVQSRYPAVKVTTDSQDLFADSNIDAIAIATPVSTHYDLALAALQAGKHVLVEKPMTVSSEQAIRLIEEAQRRNLVLMVDHTFVYTGAVRKMQELVASKAIGDVYYYDSVRVNLGLFQHDVNVIWDLAVHDLSIMDYVLQAKPTAVSATGMSHIPGEPENIAYLTLFFDNSAIAHIHVNWLAPVKVRRTLLGGSQKMICYDDLEPSEKIKVYDKGITVNGSPENVYQMLVGYRTGDMWSPKLDMTEALQTEALHFVDCIQQGKRPITDGEAGLRVVRILEAATQSIKQQGQLVELSGVEVAV from the coding sequence ATGACAAATACTCGCGATCGCTTAACACAAAATGTCGATTCAAGTACTTACCCCGAGCAGGGAAATATTTGTACAGACAAGCAAAATTCGGCAATTCATACAATTAATATTGGTGTCATAGGCTATGGCTATTGGGGTCCCAATTTAGTCCGTACCTTTGCCGATCTCCCAGGAGCAAAGGTCGTAGCTGTGAGCGATTTTAAAATAGAAAGGCTAGCTAAAGTGCAATCGCGTTACCCAGCCGTGAAAGTAACGACAGATAGCCAAGACTTATTTGCAGATTCAAATATCGATGCGATCGCGATCGCGACCCCAGTTTCGACTCATTACGACTTAGCTTTGGCAGCTTTGCAGGCTGGCAAACACGTACTCGTCGAAAAACCCATGACTGTTAGCTCCGAACAAGCCATCAGGCTGATTGAGGAAGCTCAACGGCGAAATTTGGTATTGATGGTAGACCACACCTTTGTTTATACGGGTGCAGTCCGTAAGATGCAAGAACTCGTTGCCAGCAAAGCAATAGGCGACGTTTATTACTACGATTCTGTCCGGGTCAACTTGGGGCTGTTCCAGCACGATGTGAATGTGATTTGGGATTTGGCAGTCCACGACCTCTCAATTATGGACTACGTGTTACAAGCCAAGCCAACCGCTGTCTCGGCAACTGGCATGAGTCACATTCCTGGGGAACCAGAAAATATTGCTTACCTAACATTATTTTTTGATAATAGCGCGATCGCTCACATCCACGTGAATTGGCTAGCGCCAGTTAAAGTTCGTCGTACCTTGCTTGGGGGCAGTCAAAAAATGATCTGCTATGACGACTTGGAGCCAAGTGAAAAGATTAAGGTATACGACAAAGGAATTACAGTCAATGGCAGTCCTGAGAACGTTTACCAAATGTTAGTTGGCTATCGCACCGGAGATATGTGGTCGCCAAAGTTAGATATGACTGAAGCATTGCAAACCGAGGCATTACACTTTGTTGATTGCATCCAGCAAGGCAAACGTCCAATTACCGATGGGGAAGCAGGACTGCGGGTCGTCAGAATTCTAGAGGCTGCTACCCAGTCCATCAAGCAGCAAGGTCAATTAGTTGAACTAAGCGGAGTGGAGGTAGCAGTATGA
- a CDS encoding SDR family NAD(P)-dependent oxidoreductase: MQNKRVLITGGAGLVGSHIADLLVKEEVAEIIVLDDFTRGQRQNLAQAQERGHLVIVEGDIRDRQLLADIMQGVDIVFHQAAIRITQCAQEPRLAMEVLANGTFNVLEAAVSAGVKKVVAASSASIYGMAEEFPTTEAHHPYNNRTIYGAAKTFNEGLLRSFHDMYGLDYVALRYFNVYGPRMDIYGVYTEVLIRWMERISAGQPPLIFGDGKQTMDFVYIEDIARANILAAKADVTDEVFNIASGLESSLNDLAYSLARVMGSDLQPEYGAERKVNPVQRRLADVSKARDLLGFEAQVSLEEGLRQLVKWWREQKLAKETSNV; the protein is encoded by the coding sequence ATGCAAAATAAACGTGTATTAATTACAGGCGGTGCTGGGTTAGTTGGCTCCCACATTGCCGATTTGTTAGTTAAAGAAGAAGTTGCTGAAATTATAGTTTTGGATGATTTTACTCGCGGACAGCGCCAAAACTTAGCTCAAGCGCAAGAACGCGGACATTTAGTCATTGTCGAAGGTGACATCCGCGATCGCCAACTGCTTGCCGATATCATGCAAGGTGTGGATATCGTCTTCCACCAGGCAGCGATCCGCATCACTCAATGCGCTCAAGAACCGCGCCTAGCGATGGAAGTTCTAGCTAATGGAACTTTCAACGTCCTAGAAGCTGCGGTCAGTGCCGGAGTCAAAAAAGTAGTCGCCGCCTCCTCAGCTTCAATCTACGGCATGGCAGAGGAGTTCCCCACCACAGAAGCGCACCATCCCTACAACAACCGCACGATTTACGGTGCAGCCAAGACATTTAACGAAGGGCTGTTACGTAGCTTCCATGACATGTACGGATTGGACTACGTAGCCTTGCGTTACTTCAACGTCTATGGTCCCCGGATGGATATTTATGGCGTTTACACCGAAGTGCTGATCCGCTGGATGGAACGCATTAGCGCAGGTCAACCGCCACTGATTTTTGGTGATGGCAAGCAGACAATGGATTTCGTCTACATCGAAGATATCGCTAGAGCAAACATCTTGGCGGCTAAAGCCGATGTGACGGACGAAGTGTTTAACATTGCTAGCGGTCTAGAAAGCAGTTTGAACGATCTTGCCTACAGTTTGGCTAGAGTCATGGGGTCAGATTTACAGCCAGAATATGGTGCAGAACGCAAAGTCAACCCCGTACAGCGCCGACTAGCAGATGTCAGCAAAGCTAGAGATTTATTGGGTTTTGAGGCGCAAGTCTCTCTAGAAGAGGGGTTGCGTCAGCTTGTCAAATGGTGGCGCGAACAAAAGCTGGCAAAGGAAACAAGCAATGTCTGA
- a CDS encoding ABC transporter permease has protein sequence MQTRKLTIQAGRTESQYWQDLWRYRELFYFLAWRDILVRYKQTAIGIAWALIRPFFTMVVFTVVFGNLAKLPSEGAPYPILVFAAMLPWQFFANSLSESSNSLIVNTNLISKVYFPRLIVPASAVIVSFVDFMISGMILLALMAWYSFIPDWRILTLPLFILIAFAAAVGGGLWLAALNVEYRDFRYVVPFIVQFGLYISPVGFSSKIVPEQWRLLYSLNPMVGVIDGFRWAILGGESNIYLPGFILSVGIVILLVASGVWYFRKMERTFADII, from the coding sequence ATGCAGACGAGAAAACTAACTATACAAGCTGGTCGTACTGAGAGCCAGTATTGGCAAGATTTGTGGCGTTACCGAGAGCTATTCTACTTCTTGGCTTGGCGGGATATTCTCGTGCGCTACAAGCAAACAGCCATAGGCATTGCTTGGGCTTTGATTCGACCATTTTTCACAATGGTTGTATTTACAGTCGTGTTTGGCAACTTGGCAAAGCTGCCTTCAGAAGGCGCACCATACCCAATTTTGGTATTTGCAGCCATGTTACCTTGGCAGTTTTTTGCTAATTCCTTATCTGAGTCCAGTAATAGTTTAATCGTCAATACCAATTTAATTTCTAAAGTTTATTTTCCTCGCTTAATTGTACCCGCCAGTGCAGTGATTGTCAGCTTTGTAGATTTTATGATTTCAGGCATGATTCTACTAGCTTTGATGGCTTGGTACAGTTTTATTCCCGATTGGCGCATATTGACATTACCCTTATTTATTCTAATTGCCTTTGCTGCTGCTGTAGGAGGAGGGCTTTGGTTAGCGGCGCTGAACGTAGAATATCGGGATTTTCGCTATGTCGTGCCATTTATCGTTCAGTTTGGTCTGTATATCTCACCTGTAGGTTTTAGTAGCAAGATCGTCCCGGAACAATGGCGTTTACTCTACTCTTTGAACCCTATGGTAGGAGTGATTGATGGTTTCCGCTGGGCAATTTTAGGCGGTGAATCAAACATTTATCTCCCAGGATTCATTTTGTCAGTGGGAATTGTTATTTTGCTGGTCGCGAGCGGAGTTTGGTATTTCCGTAAAATGGAACGAACTTTCGCTGACATTATTTAA
- a CDS encoding DegT/DnrJ/EryC1/StrS family aminotransferase → MIPFVDLKAQYLSIKDEIDAAVFKALESTQFVLGSEVVALEEEFAHYCNADSGIAVNTGTSALHLALLAAGIGAGDEVITVPFTFVATTAAICYTGAKPVFVDIDPVSYTMDVTQIEAAITERTKAILPVHLYGQPADMEPILDIARRHGLVVIEDAAQAHRAEYKGQRVGSLGDIGCFSFYPGKNLGACGEGGMVVTSNPEYERKMRMLRDWGQEQKYHHLLKGYNYRMDGIQGAILRVKLRHLDKWTEARRTHAAQYDKLLASSEVSTPVVMPYSYHVYHVYAVRSPQRDWLQQILHKQGIQTGIHYPIPVHLQPAYAELGYRPGDFPHAERAAREVLSLPMYAELALNQLEVVSAVVRENLPCMNWQKVG, encoded by the coding sequence ATGATCCCATTTGTAGACTTAAAAGCACAGTATTTGAGCATTAAAGACGAAATTGATGCTGCTGTTTTTAAAGCTTTAGAAAGTACGCAATTTGTGCTAGGGAGTGAGGTCGTCGCTTTAGAAGAAGAGTTCGCTCATTACTGTAATGCCGATTCTGGCATTGCTGTCAATACAGGCACTAGCGCTCTCCACCTAGCATTATTAGCCGCTGGAATTGGTGCGGGTGACGAAGTAATTACCGTGCCTTTTACTTTCGTTGCTACCACAGCCGCCATTTGTTACACCGGTGCTAAACCTGTCTTCGTCGATATCGATCCCGTGTCATACACGATGGACGTAACTCAGATTGAAGCAGCAATCACCGAGCGCACCAAAGCAATTCTACCAGTGCATCTGTACGGTCAACCAGCAGACATGGAACCGATTCTCGACATCGCTCGCCGTCACGGTCTAGTAGTGATTGAAGATGCAGCACAAGCACACAGAGCCGAGTACAAAGGACAGCGAGTTGGTAGTCTAGGCGACATCGGTTGTTTCAGCTTCTATCCGGGGAAGAACTTAGGGGCATGTGGTGAAGGTGGTATGGTCGTCACCAGCAATCCCGAGTACGAGCGCAAAATGCGGATGCTGCGCGATTGGGGACAAGAACAGAAATACCATCACCTGCTCAAAGGCTATAACTACCGCATGGATGGCATCCAGGGAGCGATCTTGCGGGTGAAGTTACGTCATTTAGACAAATGGACAGAGGCAAGAAGAACACACGCTGCTCAGTATGATAAGTTACTGGCAAGTTCGGAGGTGTCTACTCCTGTTGTCATGCCATATAGTTATCACGTTTACCACGTCTACGCCGTGCGATCGCCCCAACGAGATTGGTTGCAACAGATACTACACAAGCAGGGGATTCAAACAGGCATTCACTATCCGATTCCGGTACACCTACAACCAGCTTACGCCGAATTAGGGTATCGACCTGGGGATTTTCCCCACGCCGAACGAGCAGCGAGGGAAGTTCTTTCTTTACCCATGTATGCCGAACTTGCTCTCAACCAATTAGAAGTTGTAAGTGCTGTAGTACGCGAGAATCTTCCATGTATGAATTGGCAAAAAGTAGGGTAG
- a CDS encoding glycosyltransferase family 4 protein, translating into METLANKTLSLWQAEGRQLIPQNFATFRSLISQAKDLAQQGNYEAAAVYGQIAANYAQLNHCGFFVSSELEQLLLTIGRKAIPIAFAPQKETALPKTVKHVLHVSTHLSDIGGIPRLLRRWIQQDTERSHSVALTRQALNEIPQTLKDAVANSQGRIYVLNDRNGGIISRAKRLRECAATADIVVLHTWEYDVVPTIAFANKAQSPAIVYTNHGDHWFWVGAAVSDAIANLRESGMHLSQQRRGIEAKRNLLLATILEPACRKLSRSQAKQQLGIDENSIMLLSIARAVKYKTVDGVSFADAHVELLKRYDRAILVAIGPGHSDEDWSAAIQQTQGRIQVLGETKDTAVFYQAADIYVDSFPFVSITSILEAGSYGVPSVSRYPYSSDLCGVLGSDMPGLTGNLIRVRDLEEYTAVLSRLVEDEEFRLSLGEATRNKIAATHWGSHWQNALNELYSYVVALPKKTATLDLVDEMSLGEPDIFLPSVNQTDLKTVMHWHMPLMPFKQRLQLWLNLVKKYGFRNNHLNFLLPEKLRSRYYLLRRNYSHWHFLRRR; encoded by the coding sequence ATGGAAACACTAGCTAACAAAACACTCAGCCTTTGGCAAGCAGAAGGTCGCCAGCTCATCCCACAAAACTTTGCGACATTTCGCAGCCTGATCTCGCAAGCAAAAGACTTAGCGCAGCAAGGCAACTACGAAGCAGCAGCGGTGTACGGGCAGATTGCAGCTAACTACGCTCAGTTGAACCATTGTGGTTTTTTCGTCAGCTCCGAACTAGAGCAGCTCCTTCTGACCATTGGACGCAAGGCAATCCCAATCGCTTTCGCTCCTCAAAAGGAGACTGCATTGCCCAAAACGGTGAAGCACGTACTTCACGTATCTACCCATCTTTCTGATATCGGCGGTATACCTAGACTCTTGCGGCGCTGGATTCAACAGGATACCGAGCGATCGCACTCAGTTGCTTTAACAAGGCAAGCACTGAACGAAATTCCTCAAACCCTGAAAGATGCTGTAGCCAATAGCCAGGGCAGGATTTACGTATTAAACGACCGTAATGGCGGAATTATCTCGCGTGCCAAGAGGCTACGCGAATGCGCCGCAACAGCAGATATCGTCGTGCTACATACCTGGGAGTACGATGTTGTACCAACAATTGCATTTGCTAATAAAGCACAATCTCCCGCAATTGTCTATACAAATCACGGCGACCATTGGTTTTGGGTAGGAGCTGCTGTCAGTGACGCGATCGCGAATCTTCGCGAGTCGGGAATGCATTTATCTCAACAGCGCCGAGGGATTGAGGCAAAGCGTAACCTGCTGCTTGCGACGATTTTAGAACCAGCTTGTAGAAAACTGTCGCGATCGCAAGCCAAGCAACAACTTGGAATTGACGAAAACAGTATCATGCTGCTCTCCATTGCCAGAGCAGTTAAATATAAAACGGTTGATGGCGTTAGTTTTGCTGATGCTCACGTTGAATTACTAAAGCGATACGATCGAGCGATCTTGGTTGCGATCGGTCCAGGTCATAGCGACGAAGATTGGTCGGCAGCGATCCAGCAAACCCAGGGAAGAATTCAAGTCTTGGGAGAAACTAAAGATACCGCTGTATTTTATCAAGCTGCCGACATCTATGTTGACTCATTTCCTTTCGTTTCCATTACATCCATACTAGAAGCTGGCAGCTACGGCGTACCCTCGGTGAGTCGCTACCCATACTCTTCCGATCTATGCGGCGTTCTTGGCTCTGATATGCCTGGTTTGACTGGTAATTTGATTCGAGTGCGGGATCTAGAAGAGTATACAGCAGTTTTGTCCCGCTTAGTTGAAGATGAAGAGTTTCGTCTATCGCTTGGGGAAGCCACCAGAAATAAAATAGCCGCAACTCATTGGGGTAGTCATTGGCAGAATGCTTTAAACGAGCTTTATTCTTATGTTGTAGCTCTACCTAAAAAAACTGCGACCTTAGATTTAGTGGATGAGATGTCTTTAGGTGAACCGGATATCTTCTTACCAAGCGTCAATCAAACCGATCTAAAAACAGTTATGCATTGGCATATGCCGCTAATGCCATTCAAACAACGGCTACAGTTGTGGCTCAACTTGGTCAAAAAATACGGTTTTCGTAATAATCATCTGAATTTTTTACTTCCAGAAAAATTGCGATCGCGCTATTACTTGTTGCGTCGAAACTACTCGCACTGGCATTTTTTACGAAGACGTTAA
- a CDS encoding acyltransferase, with translation MAINHDVELGDRVSIFHPQLVNLYGCKIGAETKIGTFVEIQKNAVVGARCKVSSHTFICEGVVIEDEVFIGHGVMFTNDLYPRATNEDSSLQTEADWSVIETRVKRRASIGSNATILPGVTIGENAIVGAGAVVTRDVPDRATVVGVPARVVGNIADGGELMNNGSKASV, from the coding sequence ATGGCAATAAATCATGATGTAGAACTAGGCGATCGCGTGAGTATTTTTCATCCACAATTAGTCAATCTTTATGGTTGCAAAATTGGTGCTGAAACCAAAATTGGTACTTTTGTAGAAATTCAAAAAAATGCGGTCGTTGGTGCTAGGTGTAAAGTATCATCGCATACTTTTATCTGCGAGGGTGTGGTTATAGAAGACGAAGTATTTATCGGTCATGGAGTTATGTTCACCAACGACCTTTACCCTCGTGCCACCAACGAAGATAGCAGCCTGCAAACCGAAGCTGACTGGTCTGTCATTGAAACCAGAGTAAAGCGTCGTGCTTCTATTGGCAGCAATGCCACTATCCTGCCAGGAGTCACAATTGGAGAAAATGCCATAGTTGGCGCTGGAGCAGTTGTAACTCGCGATGTTCCCGATCGCGCAACTGTAGTGGGAGTCCCCGCGCGGGTAGTCGGCAATATTGCCGATGGAGGCGAATTAATGAATAACGGCTCAAAAGCGAGTGTTTGA
- a CDS encoding acyltransferase: MYELAKSRVVAATHGSQELKPDPEFEVGMAKHLRHQHSNDQLLELYNRFTIGEGDFDLLMRRIIWRTMARQFGHGIRIGSGVGFKHLETFEIGDRVFIGSQSYIQGRFDGKCAIGNYVWIGPQSYFDARDLIIEDYVGWGPGAKVLGSTHTAFPIDVPIIQTDLEIKSVKVETGADIGMNAVILPGVTIGKGSIVGAGAVVTKDVPPFAVVAGVPARFLRWREGYEPLQSN; encoded by the coding sequence ATGTATGAATTGGCAAAAAGTAGGGTAGTTGCAGCTACACACGGCTCCCAAGAGCTGAAACCAGACCCAGAGTTTGAAGTGGGGATGGCAAAACATTTGCGCCATCAGCACAGTAATGACCAATTACTCGAATTGTACAATCGCTTCACGATTGGCGAGGGTGATTTTGACTTGTTAATGCGACGAATTATTTGGCGTACAATGGCACGTCAATTCGGTCATGGCATTCGGATTGGTAGCGGTGTTGGCTTCAAACATTTAGAAACATTTGAGATTGGCGATCGCGTTTTCATTGGTTCGCAAAGTTACATTCAAGGACGCTTCGATGGCAAGTGCGCGATCGGTAACTACGTTTGGATCGGTCCGCAGAGTTACTTTGATGCGCGTGACTTGATAATTGAAGATTATGTGGGATGGGGACCAGGAGCAAAAGTACTTGGTTCAACTCATACCGCATTCCCCATTGATGTTCCAATTATTCAAACCGACCTGGAAATTAAATCGGTAAAAGTAGAAACAGGAGCTGATATAGGGATGAATGCCGTCATTCTTCCTGGGGTAACGATTGGTAAAGGTAGTATTGTTGGTGCTGGAGCCGTTGTCACCAAAGATGTACCACCATTTGCCGTCGTTGCTGGCGTTCCTGCTCGGTTTTTACGCTGGCGAGAAGGATATGAACCATTACAAAGCAATTAA
- a CDS encoding polysaccharide ABC transporter ATP-binding protein has product MSEPLIRIEQLGKKYIISHQKEKPAGFYRYKTLRDVIGNKFQRLSKTFLPQNGKQNFQSNLEEFWALKDVFFEINQGEAVGIIGRNGAGKSTLLKLLSRITEPTTGSIEIAGRVASLLEVGTGFHPELTGRENIYLNGSILGMSRAEIKKKFDEIVDFAEVEKFLDTPVKRYSSGMYVRLAFAVAAYLEPDVLIVDEVLAVGDSAFQKKCLGKMNDVATKEGRTVLFVSHSMQAIAQLTKRCILLSKGNVQFDGATDTAVRLYIAGQKMADEQPAYYQAPLDKTGNYLAWVKVHTSEEQGVHCWGEAISFEFALQVTQPHESLCFSFQIMNEFQQPVCIFWNFDRQLPFRREAGLFILRCEIPKFRLYMGLYTLTTWFSERRGSNLLENVRNICPFEVTMHGIEREEYPWQSDECVYLEDAIWYAVPSEKVLTEKFN; this is encoded by the coding sequence GTGTCCGAGCCACTTATTCGCATTGAGCAACTGGGAAAGAAATACATCATCAGTCACCAAAAAGAAAAACCTGCTGGTTTCTATCGCTATAAGACTTTAAGAGATGTCATCGGGAATAAGTTTCAAAGGCTTTCTAAAACATTTTTGCCACAAAATGGTAAACAAAATTTTCAATCTAATCTTGAAGAATTTTGGGCGCTCAAGGATGTTTTCTTTGAGATTAATCAAGGTGAAGCAGTTGGAATTATTGGACGCAATGGCGCAGGTAAATCGACACTCTTAAAACTTTTGAGCCGCATTACCGAACCTACCACTGGCAGCATAGAGATCGCCGGACGAGTCGCTAGTTTATTAGAAGTCGGTACTGGCTTTCATCCAGAACTCACTGGGCGAGAAAATATCTATCTGAACGGCTCCATTCTTGGCATGAGTCGAGCTGAAATTAAAAAGAAGTTCGATGAAATTGTTGATTTTGCTGAAGTCGAGAAGTTTTTAGATACCCCAGTCAAGCGCTACTCTTCTGGTATGTACGTGCGTCTTGCCTTTGCAGTAGCAGCTTACTTAGAACCAGATGTTTTGATTGTAGATGAAGTTTTAGCAGTAGGTGACTCAGCCTTTCAAAAGAAGTGTTTGGGAAAAATGAACGACGTGGCTACCAAAGAAGGACGAACAGTTTTGTTTGTCAGCCACAGTATGCAGGCGATCGCGCAATTAACTAAGCGATGCATCTTACTTTCAAAAGGGAACGTTCAATTTGATGGTGCTACTGACACGGCTGTACGGTTATATATTGCCGGACAAAAAATGGCTGACGAGCAACCAGCTTATTACCAAGCTCCTTTAGATAAGACTGGCAACTATCTAGCTTGGGTGAAAGTACATACTTCTGAGGAACAAGGAGTTCACTGCTGGGGAGAAGCAATTTCTTTTGAGTTTGCCTTACAAGTTACTCAACCGCATGAAAGTCTGTGCTTTTCCTTCCAGATAATGAATGAGTTTCAACAACCAGTATGTATTTTTTGGAATTTCGATCGGCAACTTCCCTTTCGTCGAGAAGCAGGATTGTTTATTCTCCGATGCGAGATCCCCAAATTCAGACTCTATATGGGCTTGTATACTCTAACAACATGGTTTTCAGAGCGACGAGGTAGTAATTTACTAGAAAATGTGAGAAATATTTGTCCGTTTGAAGTCACGATGCACGGGATCGAGCGGGAAGAGTACCCGTGGCAATCGGATGAGTGTGTTTACTTGGAAGATGCGATTTGGTACGCAGTTCCATCAGAAAAAGTTTTGACAGAAAAATTTAATTAA
- a CDS encoding DegT/DnrJ/EryC1/StrS family aminotransferase, with translation MSEQMQNIPIAKPWMGEAEADAAKRAILSGWVTQGPEVAAFEQEFATYVGAKSACAVSNCTTALHLALLAVGVQPGDEVITVSHSYIATANSIRYCGAIPVFVDIEPHTYNINPTLIEAVVSDRTRAILVVHQMGMPCDLKAIVEVARRYNLPVIEDAACAIGSEILWEGQWEKIGKPHGDIACFSFHPRKVITTGDGGMLTTSNPEWDKQFRLWRQHGMSVPDTVRHGAKQVIFETYPMLGYNYRMTDIQAAVGREQLKRLPEIVTRRRYLAQRYHEQLSDVPGLKLPTEPNWAKSNWQSYCVRLPQQYDQVQVMQAMLDAGISTRRGIMCAHREAAYQIEAWSCGSDRLIESEEATDRAIILPLFHQMTESEQDRAIAVLKTVCL, from the coding sequence ATGTCTGAGCAGATGCAGAATATTCCAATTGCCAAACCTTGGATGGGTGAAGCCGAGGCAGATGCCGCTAAGCGGGCGATTCTGTCCGGTTGGGTAACGCAAGGACCCGAAGTCGCCGCTTTCGAGCAGGAATTTGCAACTTATGTAGGGGCAAAGTCTGCTTGTGCGGTTTCTAATTGCACCACGGCATTGCATCTAGCTCTGTTAGCCGTAGGCGTGCAGCCTGGGGATGAGGTAATTACCGTCAGTCATTCTTATATTGCCACTGCGAATAGCATTCGCTATTGCGGCGCGATCCCCGTATTTGTCGATATCGAGCCGCACACTTACAACATTAATCCCACTTTAATCGAAGCAGTGGTGAGCGATCGCACCCGCGCGATTCTGGTCGTCCACCAAATGGGAATGCCTTGCGACCTCAAAGCGATTGTGGAGGTTGCGCGGCGCTACAATTTGCCAGTTATTGAAGATGCAGCCTGCGCCATTGGTAGTGAAATTCTCTGGGAAGGACAGTGGGAAAAAATCGGCAAACCCCACGGCGATATTGCCTGTTTTTCCTTCCATCCCCGCAAGGTAATTACGACTGGTGATGGTGGAATGCTAACCACCAGCAATCCTGAATGGGACAAACAGTTTCGTCTGTGGCGACAACACGGCATGAGCGTCCCCGATACTGTCCGCCACGGCGCGAAACAAGTGATTTTCGAGACTTACCCGATGTTGGGCTACAACTACCGGATGACCGACATTCAAGCGGCAGTAGGACGGGAACAGCTCAAACGCTTGCCGGAGATTGTCACACGTCGCCGCTACCTAGCACAGCGATACCACGAACAGCTCTCAGACGTGCCTGGATTAAAATTGCCCACCGAGCCAAATTGGGCAAAAAGTAACTGGCAGAGCTATTGCGTCCGCTTACCCCAGCAGTACGACCAGGTGCAAGTCATGCAAGCGATGTTGGATGCGGGAATTTCCACGCGACGGGGGATTATGTGCGCTCACCGCGAAGCGGCATATCAAATTGAGGCTTGGTCTTGTGGAAGCGATCGCCTCATCGAAAGCGAAGAAGCTACCGATCGCGCCATCATATTACCACTTTTCCACCAAATGACGGAGTCGGAACAAGATCGGGCGATCGCGGTTTTGAAAACTGTTTGTCTTTAA